In Cystobacter fuscus DSM 2262, the genomic stretch GACAACACCGTGTCGCTCGTCTCGCGCGGCATTCCCTTCGCGGCGGCCCAGGCGACGACCTCGCTCACCACCGGCGCGGTGGACGCGGCCAACACCACGGACTTCAGTTACATGGAGTGGGAGCCGTCCAATACCATCGCCTGGAGCAGATCCTTCGTGGATCCCGTGACGAGCAGGACCTCCACCACGGGCATCTGGGCCTACACCAGCCCGGGTCCCGCCGCGGCGGTCACCAGCAGTGGCGTCTTCCCCTCGTGGGCGTCCGACGGAGCCAGCTTCGTCTACAGCGCCAATAATCTCGGCCTCCAGAGAAGGGCGCTCAGTGAGACGGCCAGCAGCTCGGTGCCTGGGGCGTCCACGACGGCTGAGCAGCCGTTGCACAACAAGGCCAATGGCGTCGTGCTGTACCTCGATGCGAAGGGGCAGGAGGAGACGACCATCCTCGCGCCGCTGACCGGGCTCTACACCCTCGACACCGCGGCGGCCGCTCCCACGCCGAACGAGATCGCGCTGCCTCGTGACGAGGGCAACCCGACCATCGAGGGCCAGATCAAGTCGTACATTGCCAACCACACCTGGGCCCCGGGTGGCACGCATGTCGCCTACGTCCGCGTGTTCTACTTCAAGCCCATTACCGGCGACGCCTACCTGTGCAGTGGCGCCAACTGCGGCGGCCAGCAGGGCAACGTCGTCTTCGTGCGGCGCATCGACCCGGCCACGGGGGCCGCGGTGGGCGATGAGGTGAAGTTCGCCGATGAAGCCACCCTCCCGTCTTTCTCTCCGGACGGCCAGTTCCTCGCCTACGTCTCGGGTTCGCAGCTCAAGATCCAGAAGATCGATCCGGCCACGGGGAACCCGGTCGCCGGCTCGCTCATCAGCCACGACTGGCGCAACGAGAACCAGCGCGTGCTGAGCAACCGCGGCGACGATCACCGTCCACGCTGGCAACCCCGCTAGTTCTCCGCTTCCACGCGGTGGGCCAGCTCCGACACCCGTGTCCTGGTGACCCCAGGGCACGGGTGTCGTGTTTTGAAGGACAACCTCCCGGCCCGGGAACTTGCCTCCGGGCTCCGGCCGACGTACGCAGGCGGCCCCTTCGCCGCTTCACGGCCACTCACTCCGGGAGGAAGCTGAAATGAAACGTCATGCCGCGCTGTGTCTGTTGCTTCTGTCGGGTTGCGCGACCGTCTCGGCCTCGCGCTCCCATCAGACCACGTGCATGTCGGGCAATCCGGAGTCCCAGGGGGATGAAGGGGGCCAGCCCGGGCCGGTGCGTCTGGAGACGCCCGCGGGGACCTTCCTCGTTCATCCCAACAACGCCGAGGACTTCGGCAAGCTGCTCGCGGGTGAGCCCACCGAGCATCAGTACTTCTCCGTCACGGATCTGCCCTGAGCGGCGTCCGCCGGTCCGCCCTGGGGAGGGGGAGGCTCAGCGCGACAGGACGATGCGCCGTCCCAGCACCCGCTCCATCTGCGGCGAGGTGACGAGCTTGAGCACCTCGAGGCCATCGCCCGCCGCCGTGTCGTAGGCCGCCGCGATGAGGTCTCCCAGCGTGAGCTTCGCGGCCGTCGCCTTGCGCTGTGCCGTGCGGCGCATCGTCGGCATGACGCGCCGTCCCTGCCGTTGAACCGCGCCGCGCTTCTGGGTCGTCGTCCTGGCCATGCTCCGTCCTCCTTGCTTTGCCCCGTGTTTGATTCCCCGGTGGCCACAAGGTTTCATGCATGCCAGGTGCCAGGCCCTCGGCCGCCTGCCGCCCACGGAATTTCAAGGGTTTGGAGTCAACGGTTGTCTCGTACCGCGGGCGGGATTCCAAAATTCGTTCACCAATCCCATGGGAATGGCTCGTTTCGTCGAGTCTTTTCATCCACACCCCCTGGGTCCGTGGGGTAAGGCGGACCCATGAACGTCCAGGTGCTCTTCCACGACAACTGCTTCGACGGGGCCGCGAGCGCGGCGGTCTTCAGCCGGTTCTACCGGGAGCGCATCCGCGCCGACGCGCGCTTCAGCTACCGGGGGCTGTCCCATCAGGCAGGGGGGGCGGCCATCGATCCGGCGGTGTTCACGGGGGAGGAAAACGCGATCGTGGACTTCCGCTACAGCCAGGATGCCCGGCTCACCTGGTGGTTCGACCACCACGTCTCCGCCTTCCAGCAGCCGGGGGATGAGGCCCACTTCCGAGCCGACACCGGGGGCCGCAAGTTCCATGACGCGCACCGCAAGAGCTGCACCGTCTACCTGGCGGACGTGGCGCGCGAGCGCTTCGGGTGGGACCCCTCGCCCCTGAAGGACTTGCTGCACTGGGCGGAGATCATCGATGGGGCGCAGTTTCCCACGCCCCAGATGGCGGTGGCGCTGGAGGAGCCCGCCCTGCGCATCATGACGGTGCTGGAGGCCACCAAGGACGCGGCGCTCATCCCCCAGGTCATCGAGCGGATGCAGACCGAGTCGCTCGCGGCCATCGCCGCCTCGCCGCTCATCGCCGGGCCGTTCGCGCCGCTGCTCGAGCGTCACCAGCGGAACATCGAACTGGTGCGCGCGCGGGCCCGCTACGAGCGCGGCGTGGTGTCCTTCGATCTCGCGGACGACGGGGTGGACAGCCTCAACAAGTTCATCGCCTACGCCCTCTATCCCGAGGCCCGCTACACGCTGTGGGTGGGGCAGGGGCCCTCGCGCGCCAAGGTGTCGCTCGGCTCCAACCCCTGGCGCCCCGAGTCGCGCACGCACGACCTGGCCGCCATCGCCTCGCGCTACGGCGGCGGAGGGCACCCCGTGGTGTCCGCCATCAGCTTCAAGCCCGCGGAGCTCCCCCGCGCCCGCGCCGCCTTCCAGGAGATCCTCTCCGAGCTGTCCACTTGAGGGAGGGCGGGCGGCCGGGCGTGTGGGCCGCAGACCTCTTCCCGGGGTCCGGGCGATGCCGTAGCCTGCGCGTCCCCATGTCCTGGCGCGGTCCGCTCGCCCTCTGTCTCCTGCTCCTCGGTGCCTGTCAGCGGACGTCCGCTCCGGCGCCCTTGTCCGTGCCCGATGCGGGCGTGGCCGAGGCCCCCACCGCTCCCGCGCCTGCTTCCTCTCTCGCCGAGCCCCTGCTTCCCTGCAAGGCGGACGGGGGAACGCCGCTCGACGCGGCCCTGGGCTACCTCGAGGGCGGCAAGTACGCCGAGGCCCTCTCCTGCGCCGCCCAGGCCTCCGCGCTGGATCCAGACGACGCCACGGCCCACGCGGCGCGGGGCAATGCGCTGGCGTCCCTCGAGCGCACCGCGGAGGCCCAGGTGGCCTATGCGCGCGCGCTGGCGCTCAATCCCGGCCACCTGGACGCCCTGCTCGGCGCGGCCCACCTGTATGCCGTCCAGCTTCCCTCCAGCCGGGAGTTCGACGAGCTGGGGGCGCTCTACGCCGAGCGGGGACTGTCCCAGGTGGACGAGGTGCCGGAGATGCTTCCCCAGTTCGCGCTCGTGGCGGCCATGGCGCTCAATGATCTGGGGCAGGCTGGCGAGGCGCTCCAGCGTGCCCAGCTCGTGCTCGTGCGCGAGCCCCACCAGCCCGAGGCCGCCTACGAGAAGGCCCTGGCCCTCTTCGAGCTGTGCCGCTTCCGCGAGGCGCGCACGGCCTTCACCGGCCTGTTGAATGATCCGGCGCACGGGGCGCACGCTCACTACCACCTCGGGCTGCTGCTGGAGCGCGAGGGCAAGTGGAAGCAGGCGCGCGAGCACTTCGACAAGGCGCGCGTGCTCGCTCCGCGCGACTTCCCCGAGCCGCCCCTGCCCACCGAGGCCGAGTTCCGCGAGGAGGTGGCGCGCACGGTGGCGGCGCTGCCCAAGGACATGCGCGAGGACCTGGCCGGAGTCCCGGTGCGCGCCGAGGAGCTGCCCGCGAACGATGATCTGCTCTCGGGCGAGCCGCCCCTGTCGCCCGCCATCCTCGGCCTCTTTCGCGGCCCTCCCCTGAACGAGCCGTGCGATGGTACGGAAACGCCCTGCCGTTCGGTGGCGCTCTATCGACTCAACCTCGCCCGCGCGGTGCGCACTCGGGAGGAACTACGGGAACAAATCAAGGTGACGCTGCTTCACGAGGTGGGACACCTCCGGGGCGAGGACGACCAGGAACTGGCCGCCCGGGGCCTGGAGTGACGCGCGACATGCCCCGCTCCTCGCTTCCCACGGTGCGCGTGAGCCTCAAGGGGGCCAAGACGCTGCGCCGGGGCTCGCCCTGGGTGTACCGCACCGAGCTGGTGGAGCTGCCCGACACGCAGGACAAGGGCGCGGTGGTGTCCGTGGTGGACCCGCAGGGCAACCCCGTGGGCCAGGCCTTCTACGCCCAGCACTCGCCGCTCGCGCTGCGGCTGCTCACGCGCAAGGGCCCCGCCGAGGAGAAGGTGGACGAGGCCTTCTTTCGCCACCGCCTGGAGCTGGCGCTCGCGCGGC encodes the following:
- a CDS encoding PD40 domain-containing protein, translated to MAKRYVVGALMGALMLVVTGCPSGDDNPVPPPGDAGTENPTPDAGLPPDDAGTPGDAGTPGDMTVKEGDACTTTASCMAGLYCAESKCAPLHIAVTVGPRTGPALTPSYAVVVPFNKPVSPTRLSEDPATTNKFPRWNPTGTAVAFVEIAGDNTVSLVSRGIPFAAAQATTSLTTGAVDAANTTDFSYMEWEPSNTIAWSRSFVDPVTSRTSTTGIWAYTSPGPAAAVTSSGVFPSWASDGASFVYSANNLGLQRRALSETASSSVPGASTTAEQPLHNKANGVVLYLDAKGQEETTILAPLTGLYTLDTAAAAPTPNEIALPRDEGNPTIEGQIKSYIANHTWAPGGTHVAYVRVFYFKPITGDAYLCSGANCGGQQGNVVFVRRIDPATGAAVGDEVKFADEATLPSFSPDGQFLAYVSGSQLKIQKIDPATGNPVAGSLISHDWRNENQRVLSNRGDDHRPRWQPR
- a CDS encoding metallopeptidase family protein, coding for MSWRGPLALCLLLLGACQRTSAPAPLSVPDAGVAEAPTAPAPASSLAEPLLPCKADGGTPLDAALGYLEGGKYAEALSCAAQASALDPDDATAHAARGNALASLERTAEAQVAYARALALNPGHLDALLGAAHLYAVQLPSSREFDELGALYAERGLSQVDEVPEMLPQFALVAAMALNDLGQAGEALQRAQLVLVREPHQPEAAYEKALALFELCRFREARTAFTGLLNDPAHGAHAHYHLGLLLEREGKWKQAREHFDKARVLAPRDFPEPPLPTEAEFREEVARTVAALPKDMREDLAGVPVRAEELPANDDLLSGEPPLSPAILGLFRGPPLNEPCDGTETPCRSVALYRLNLARAVRTREELREQIKVTLLHEVGHLRGEDDQELAARGLE